A segment of the Bacillus licheniformis DSM 13 = ATCC 14580 genome:
TTCGATCCGCAATCAGCTGAACTTGTCATCCGGACAGTTAAACAAGGTGTAACAACGATTTAATAAGCAATATAGGGGGATAAAGATGCAATCCTTGAACTATGAAGATCAGATGCTTTGGTCGCGGTGGAAAGAATGGAAAGATCCTCAGGCAGGCGATGATTTAATCCGCCGCTATATGCCGCTTGTGACATATCATGTCGGCCGGATAGCCGTCGGCTTGCCCAAGTCCGTTCATAAAGACGATTTGGTCAGCCTTGGCATGCTGGGTTTGTATGATGCCCTTGAAAAATTTGATCCGGGAAGGGATTTGAAGTTTGATACATACGCTTCCTTCAGAATCAGAGGCGCTATCATCGACGGTCTTCGCAAAGAAGACTGGCTTCCGAGAACGTCCCGTGAAAAAACGAAGAAAGTGGAAGCAGCGATCGAAAAGCTCGAACAGCGTTACTTAAGAAATGTTTCGCCGAGCGAAATCGCAGCTGAGCTGGGAATGAGCGAACAAGACGTCGTGACCACAATCAATGAAGGTTTCTTTGCGAACCTCCTTTCAATTGATGAGAAGCTTCACGACCATGAAGACGGGGAGAACGTCCAGGTGATGATAAGGGACGACAAAACGAGCACGCCTGAAGAAAAAATGCTCAAAGACGAACTGATCTCCCAGCTTGCGGAAAAAATAAACGAGCTATCAGAAAAAGAGCAGCTCGTGATCAGCTTATTCTATAAAGAAGAGCTGACGCTGACGGAAATCGGACAGGTTTTGAATTTGTCGACTTCCCGTATTTCACAGATTCACTCCAAGGCGCTTTTGAAATTGAAGCATCTGCTGGATAAAGTGGTGCAATAGCATGTAAGCTGCCGGCATGAAACCGGCAGCATTTTTTAAGCGTCCGACGGGAAGTCTTTTTTTGATTAAATTTCATGGTTAGCGAGTGAAAAATATGTCAACAATATTATGGCTTGTGAGCTTCACGCTCCACGGTATATTGATTTATTTCGTCATCATTTTGAATACGAGGCTCAGCGCTTTCAAGGCAGCGGAGAAAGAGCAAAAACAGCTTTTGGAAGAAACCGAGAATACATTGACCGCTTTTTTGATGGAGTTAAAAGACGAAAATGAAAAACTCGTTCAAGAGATTCGGGCGAATGCCGAAAAAGAGCCGCAAAGACCGGAAACACAGCCTGAAATTCCCGCTCAAACCCCCGTCCTTCCGGAAGCGGACGAATCGCGCGATCTGCCGCTTCACATCGAAGCGATGATCAATGAGGTGGAGCAGGAAGAGGATGAGCTCAATCAAAAGGAGCAGGAAGCATCCATATCCTATGAAGAAGAAGCTCTCGCATTATATGAAAAGGGGCTCTCTCCGGAGGAAATCGCAAGACAGCTGAAAAGCGGGAAAACAGAAATCGAGCTTTTCTTAAAATTTCGCGGAAAGCTCAAAAACGATTCTTGATTGTCGAGAAAGCTTATGTTATATTATTTCTTGGTGTTAATTACACACGCTTAACGATTTATGCAAGCGGTGCTGTGCGATTCTCGCGTGCAGTCCTGCATAAAAATGACCTAAGCGGAGGAAAAAAACCATTATATTAGGAGGAAATAACACATGTCAGTCATTTCTATGAAGCAATTGCTTGAAGCTGGTGTTCACTTCGGCCACCAAACGCGCCGCTGGAACCCAAAAATGAAGCGTTACATCTTCACGGAGCGTAACGGAATCTACATCATCGATCTTCAAAAAACAGTCAAAAAAGTTGAAGAAGCATACAACTTCACGAAAAACCTTGCAGCTGACGGAGGAAAAATCCTTTTCGTCGGTACGAAAAAGCAAGCTCAAGACTCTGTTAAAGAAGAAGCGGAACGTTCTGGAATGTACTATGTCAACCAACGCTGGCTTGGCGGTACATTAACAAACTTTGAAACGATCCAAAAGCGTATCAAACGCCTTAAAGATATCGAAAAAATGCAGGAAAACGGCACATTTGACGTACTTCCTAAAAAAGAAGTCGTTCAATTGAAAAAAGAATTAGAGCGTCTTGAAAAATTCCTCGGCGGAATCAAAGAAATGAAAGAGCTTCCTGACGCACTGTTCATCATCGATCCTCGCAAAGAGCGCATCGCGGTTGCAGAAGCGCGCAAACTGAACATTCCGATCATCGGAATCGTTGACACAAACTGCGATCCTGATGAAATCGATGTTGTCATCCCTGCGAACGATGACGCCATCCGCGCTGTTAAATTGCTGACTTCTAAAATGGCAGATGCCATCCTTGAAGCAAAACAAGGTGAAGAATCAGCTGAAACAGAAGCGAAAGAAGCAGAAACAACTGAAACAACAACTGCTTAACCTGGTCAAAAGGTGATAAGGGGGTCTGCCTTTTATCACCTTTTTTTTCACCAGATCAACATTTACATATTTTGTTTGATATATAAGGAGGAAATCAAAAATGGCAATTACTGCACAAATGGTAAAAGAGCTTCGCGAAAAAACTGGCGCAGGCATGATGGACTGCAAGAAAGCGTTAACTGAAACTGACGGCAACATGGATAAAGCGATCGATCTTCTAAGAGAAAAAGGAATCGCAAAGGCTGCCAAAAAAGCTGACCGCATCGCGGCTGAAGGCTTGACTTTGATCAAAACCGACGGCAACACAGGCGTTATTCTTGAAGTGAACTCTGAAACGGACTTCGTTGCGAAAAACGAAGGCTTCAAGGAGCTTTTGAACGACCTGGCTGACCACATTCTGGCTGAAAAGCCTGAAAGCGTTGAAGCTGCTATGGGTCAAAAAATGGCTAACGGTTCAACTGTAGAAGAATACATCACAAGCGCGGTTGCTAAAATCGGAGAAAAAATCACGCTTCGCCGCTTCGCTGTCCTGACAAAAGGCGATGACGCTGCATTCGGCGCATACCTGCACATGGGCGGAAAAATCGGCGT
Coding sequences within it:
- a CDS encoding FliA/WhiG family RNA polymerase sigma factor, which encodes MQSLNYEDQMLWSRWKEWKDPQAGDDLIRRYMPLVTYHVGRIAVGLPKSVHKDDLVSLGMLGLYDALEKFDPGRDLKFDTYASFRIRGAIIDGLRKEDWLPRTSREKTKKVEAAIEKLEQRYLRNVSPSEIAAELGMSEQDVVTTINEGFFANLLSIDEKLHDHEDGENVQVMIRDDKTSTPEEKMLKDELISQLAEKINELSEKEQLVISLFYKEELTLTEIGQVLNLSTSRISQIHSKALLKLKHLLDKVVQ
- a CDS encoding DUF6115 domain-containing protein; this translates as MSTILWLVSFTLHGILIYFVIILNTRLSAFKAAEKEQKQLLEETENTLTAFLMELKDENEKLVQEIRANAEKEPQRPETQPEIPAQTPVLPEADESRDLPLHIEAMINEVEQEEDELNQKEQEASISYEEEALALYEKGLSPEEIARQLKSGKTEIELFLKFRGKLKNDS
- the tsf gene encoding translation elongation factor Ts; amino-acid sequence: MAITAQMVKELREKTGAGMMDCKKALTETDGNMDKAIDLLREKGIAKAAKKADRIAAEGLTLIKTDGNTGVILEVNSETDFVAKNEGFKELLNDLADHILAEKPESVEAAMGQKMANGSTVEEYITSAVAKIGEKITLRRFAVLTKGDDAAFGAYLHMGGKIGVLTVLNGTTDEETARDIAMHVAAVNPRFISRDQVSEEEANREREILTQQALQEGKPENIVAKMVEGRLNKYFEEICLLDQAFVKNPDEKVKQVVAAKNATVETFVRYEVGEGIEKRQENFAEEVMNQVKK
- the rpsB gene encoding 30S ribosomal protein S2, producing MSVISMKQLLEAGVHFGHQTRRWNPKMKRYIFTERNGIYIIDLQKTVKKVEEAYNFTKNLAADGGKILFVGTKKQAQDSVKEEAERSGMYYVNQRWLGGTLTNFETIQKRIKRLKDIEKMQENGTFDVLPKKEVVQLKKELERLEKFLGGIKEMKELPDALFIIDPRKERIAVAEARKLNIPIIGIVDTNCDPDEIDVVIPANDDAIRAVKLLTSKMADAILEAKQGEESAETEAKEAETTETTTA